A section of the Rossellomorea marisflavi genome encodes:
- a CDS encoding YqeG family HAD IIIA-type phosphatase, whose protein sequence is MSNDYKYEVFALLKQFLPDEQVQDIFAIRPEDLKEKGIKAIITDLDNTLVEWDRPNATPKLIQWFKEMQEHGILVTIVSNNNRMRVGSFADPLGVPFIFQARKPMGRAFKRAIRQMDVRKEETVVIGDQLLTDVLGGNRSGFHTILVVPVAQSDGFMTKFNRKVERRIMNFFKRKGMIGWEDKK, encoded by the coding sequence ATGTCAAATGACTATAAATATGAGGTGTTTGCTTTGTTAAAACAATTTTTGCCTGATGAACAGGTACAGGATATATTTGCGATCCGGCCGGAGGATCTGAAAGAAAAAGGAATCAAGGCAATCATCACGGACCTTGACAATACTTTGGTCGAGTGGGACCGCCCGAATGCCACCCCGAAGCTGATCCAATGGTTCAAGGAGATGCAGGAACATGGGATCCTTGTGACGATCGTTTCCAATAATAATAGGATGCGCGTGGGGTCTTTTGCCGATCCCCTCGGTGTCCCGTTCATTTTCCAGGCGCGCAAGCCGATGGGACGGGCATTCAAACGGGCGATCAGGCAGATGGATGTCAGGAAAGAGGAGACGGTCGTGATCGGCGATCAGCTGCTCACTGACGTGCTTGGGGGGAACCGGAGCGGCTTTCATACCATTCTGGTCGTTCCTGTGGCACAGTCGGACGGATTTATGACGAAATTTAATCGCAAAGTCGAGAGAAGGATCATGAACTTCTTCAAACGAAAAGGCATGATCGGTTGGGAGGATAAAAAGTGA
- a CDS encoding phosphatidylserine decarboxylase: MKQSLYRLCIELTNKKWSSFLLRRFVRSKVSRKLIPSFAKTYGINTEEMEKSIELYPSLHEFFIRRLKPGARTIQAGEASVVSPVDGVMAETGVISNQLEVTVKGKLYSILDMLGSDEKAAPFMGGSFAVFYLSPANYHRIHCPASGEVIGRWELGNHSYPVNELGLRYGKETLSKNYRSITELRHPGGRMAVVKVGAMFVNSVDYVVDRNEWIQGEEVAYFSFGSTVILLFEKGRFSFDEDNTPREVRVGEHLGSFMSK, from the coding sequence TTGAAGCAATCTCTTTACCGGTTGTGCATCGAACTGACAAACAAAAAGTGGTCCTCCTTTTTGCTCCGTCGGTTTGTCCGATCAAAAGTAAGCAGGAAGCTGATTCCTTCGTTTGCCAAAACCTACGGGATCAATACGGAAGAAATGGAGAAGTCCATCGAACTCTATCCGAGTCTTCATGAATTCTTCATCCGCAGACTGAAACCGGGCGCACGGACGATCCAGGCAGGGGAGGCCTCTGTGGTCAGTCCCGTGGACGGTGTCATGGCAGAAACCGGTGTAATCTCGAATCAGCTGGAAGTAACGGTGAAAGGCAAGCTGTACTCCATCCTGGATATGTTGGGTTCTGATGAGAAAGCAGCACCGTTCATGGGGGGATCCTTCGCCGTATTTTACCTGAGCCCTGCGAATTACCATCGCATCCACTGCCCGGCAAGTGGAGAGGTCATCGGCAGGTGGGAGCTCGGGAACCATTCTTATCCCGTCAACGAACTCGGTCTCCGGTACGGAAAGGAAACCTTATCAAAGAATTATCGATCCATTACGGAACTGCGTCATCCAGGAGGAAGGATGGCAGTCGTCAAAGTTGGGGCCATGTTCGTTAACAGTGTTGATTACGTCGTGGATCGGAACGAGTGGATTCAGGGCGAGGAAGTCGCTTACTTCAGCTTTGGGTCCACGGTGATCCTATTGTTTGAAAAAGGGCGCTTCTCCTTCGACGAAGACAATACCCCGCGGGAAGTAAGGGTAGGGGAACATTTGGGGAGCTTCATGTCAAAATAA
- the aroE gene encoding shikimate dehydrogenase, protein MNHLYGVIGDPIAHSMSPVMHQAALEDSGLEGTYMKFHVTPDALPQAIGGIRALGIRGMNITVPHKVAVMELLDRIDPLAKAIGAVNTIVNDDGVLTGYNTDGPGYVQGLQQALRGNLTDKSVLMLGAGGAAKAIFYSLASIGVKHIDIANRTEARAADMMEACPFAISSSYIPMDDAGDVVNRYDIVIQTTSIGMSPDVDHSPLTFDSVKEGSLFSDIIYNPLETAIMKRARELGAQTQNGLEMFVHQGALAFEKWTGVTPDTETMKKIVLKQLGGQHVNR, encoded by the coding sequence ATGAATCACTTATACGGGGTCATCGGTGACCCCATCGCCCATTCCATGTCCCCGGTCATGCATCAAGCAGCACTGGAGGATTCCGGGCTCGAAGGCACGTATATGAAATTCCACGTCACCCCTGATGCCCTTCCGCAGGCCATCGGAGGCATAAGAGCACTTGGGATCCGCGGAATGAACATCACGGTGCCCCACAAAGTCGCCGTGATGGAGCTCCTTGATCGCATCGATCCCCTCGCGAAAGCCATCGGTGCGGTCAACACAATCGTGAACGATGATGGGGTGCTGACAGGGTACAATACTGATGGACCGGGATATGTACAGGGGTTGCAGCAGGCACTGAGGGGCAATTTGACAGACAAGTCCGTCTTGATGCTCGGGGCAGGGGGGGCCGCCAAGGCCATCTTCTACAGCCTTGCCTCCATTGGCGTCAAGCATATTGATATCGCCAATCGCACCGAAGCAAGGGCAGCCGATATGATGGAAGCCTGTCCGTTTGCCATCTCGTCTTCTTACATCCCCATGGATGACGCGGGGGATGTGGTCAACAGGTATGACATCGTCATCCAGACGACTTCAATCGGGATGAGTCCCGATGTCGATCACTCCCCGCTCACCTTCGATTCGGTGAAGGAGGGATCCCTGTTCAGTGACATCATCTATAACCCCCTTGAAACGGCCATCATGAAACGGGCACGGGAGCTTGGGGCTCAAACGCAGAATGGTCTCGAAATGTTTGTTCACCAGGGGGCACTGGCGTTTGAGAAGTGGACGGGGGTCACCCCTGATACAGAAACTATGAAAAAAATTGTTCTAAAGCAACTAGGAGGTCAACATGTTAACAGGTAA
- the sigK gene encoding RNA polymerase sporulation sigma factor SigK has product MSGVLTALGYFVKELFFLVSYVKNNAFPQPLSAAEERKYLRLMAEGDEHARNMLIEHNLRLVAHIVKKFENTGEDPEDLISIGTIGLIKAIESYSEGKGTKLATYAARCIENEILMHLRALKKTKKDISLHDPIGQDKEGNEISLIDILKSEADDVIDTIQLSMELEKVRKYICVLDDREKEVIVGRFGLDLKEEKTQREIAKELNISRSYVSRIEKRALMKMFHEFYREEKEKRGK; this is encoded by the coding sequence ATGTCTGGAGTTCTGACAGCGCTCGGCTATTTCGTGAAAGAATTGTTCTTCCTTGTTTCCTACGTAAAGAATAACGCCTTTCCACAACCGCTATCGGCAGCAGAGGAACGGAAATACTTACGGCTCATGGCTGAAGGTGATGAGCACGCGAGAAATATGCTGATCGAGCATAATTTAAGGCTCGTGGCACATATCGTGAAGAAATTCGAAAACACCGGAGAAGACCCTGAAGACCTCATCTCCATCGGCACGATCGGGCTGATCAAGGCGATCGAGAGCTATTCCGAGGGTAAGGGAACGAAGCTTGCCACCTATGCTGCCCGTTGTATCGAGAATGAGATTCTTATGCATCTCAGGGCACTCAAGAAAACGAAAAAGGATATCTCCCTTCACGATCCGATTGGTCAGGATAAAGAAGGGAATGAGATCAGCCTCATCGATATCCTTAAATCGGAAGCCGATGATGTGATCGATACGATCCAGCTCAGCATGGAACTGGAGAAGGTCCGGAAATACATCTGCGTCCTGGATGACCGGGAAAAAGAGGTCATCGTCGGCCGTTTCGGCCTTGATTTAAAAGAGGAGAAAACCCAGCGGGAGATCGCCAAGGAATTGAACATCTCGAGGAGCTATGTGTCCCGGATCGAAAAACGGGCCTTGATGAAGATGTTCCATGAGTTTTACCGAGAGGAAAAAGAGAAACGGGGAAAATGA
- a CDS encoding sporulation histidine kinase inhibitor Sda, with protein sequence MRKLSDELLIDSYYKARELNLSKEFIRLIEMEIHRRSLTNKIKASS encoded by the coding sequence ATGAGGAAATTATCCGATGAATTGTTGATCGATTCCTATTACAAGGCAAGAGAATTAAATCTTAGCAAAGAATTCATTCGCCTCATCGAAATGGAAATTCACCGACGTTCCCTTACGAATAAAATCAAGGCTTCATCTTAA
- the yqeH gene encoding ribosome biogenesis GTPase YqeH, with the protein MSQVVCIGCGVEIQTEDKEGLGYAPPSSLKKDEVICQRCFKLKHYNEVQDVPLTDDDFLKILNEIGDSEGLIVKVVDIFDFNGSWLPGLHRFVGSNPILLVGNKADLLPKSVKHSKLTQWMKHEAKQLGLKPVDVKLVSASRGQGIEETIQAIEEYREGRDVYVVGCTNVGKSTFINRIIKQVSGEQDVITTSHFPGTTLDMIQIPLGEDEYLIDTPGIINHHQMAHYVNKGDLKIITPKKEIKPRTFQLNPEQTLFFGGLSRFDFLKGDRQAFTCYFSNELNIHRTKVEKADELYKNHAGELLQPPRIEDMDTFPELVKHEFKIKEGKTDIVFSGLGWITVNEPGAYIAAHVPKGVSVFLRKSLI; encoded by the coding sequence GTGAGTCAAGTTGTATGTATAGGCTGCGGAGTCGAGATTCAGACGGAAGACAAGGAAGGATTGGGGTATGCACCCCCATCTTCCTTGAAGAAGGATGAAGTCATCTGTCAGCGCTGTTTCAAGCTGAAGCATTATAATGAGGTGCAGGACGTTCCCCTTACGGATGACGACTTCCTGAAAATCCTCAATGAAATAGGCGATTCAGAAGGGTTGATCGTCAAAGTCGTTGATATCTTTGATTTCAACGGCAGCTGGCTTCCCGGGCTTCACCGCTTTGTCGGTTCGAATCCGATTCTCCTTGTGGGAAATAAAGCCGATCTTCTTCCTAAATCGGTCAAGCATTCAAAGCTTACCCAGTGGATGAAGCATGAAGCGAAACAGCTCGGACTGAAGCCCGTCGATGTTAAATTGGTGAGTGCTTCGCGCGGCCAGGGAATCGAAGAAACGATCCAGGCCATCGAAGAGTACCGTGAAGGCCGTGATGTGTATGTGGTCGGATGTACCAACGTAGGGAAGTCCACGTTCATCAACCGCATCATCAAGCAGGTTTCAGGGGAACAGGACGTCATCACTACATCGCATTTCCCGGGAACAACCCTGGATATGATCCAAATTCCACTTGGGGAAGACGAATACCTGATTGATACACCGGGAATCATCAATCATCACCAGATGGCCCACTATGTGAACAAGGGTGATTTGAAGATCATCACACCGAAGAAGGAAATCAAGCCGAGGACGTTCCAGTTGAATCCGGAGCAAACTCTATTCTTTGGCGGGCTTTCCCGTTTCGATTTCCTGAAGGGAGACCGTCAGGCATTCACCTGCTATTTCTCCAATGAGCTGAATATCCACCGGACGAAGGTGGAAAAAGCAGACGAGCTCTATAAGAATCATGCCGGTGAGCTGCTTCAGCCACCCCGCATCGAGGATATGGATACGTTCCCTGAGCTTGTGAAGCATGAATTCAAGATCAAGGAAGGGAAGACCGATATCGTGTTTTCCGGACTTGGTTGGATCACGGTGAACGAACCGGGAGCTTACATCGCTGCCCATGTACCGAAAGGGGTCAGCGTCTTCCTGAGAAAATCATTGATCTAG
- the pssA gene encoding CDP-diacylglycerol--serine O-phosphatidyltransferase, translated as MFLSEALDQTVKKLKAHAANFVTLLNLSLGGFAIVSVLHNQPHQALLFIFIAALTDRFDGMVARKLNVESDLGKQLDSMSDIVSFGVAPAVLMYYAALQSLGVVGAFFMIFYIGCGAYRLARFNITDNAGYFTGLPITAAGCLVTLSYLAIPHVPVGIILTTMILMSLLMVSPFTIKKV; from the coding sequence TTGTTTCTCTCCGAAGCACTTGATCAAACCGTAAAAAAACTGAAAGCCCATGCAGCCAATTTCGTGACATTGCTCAACCTGTCCCTTGGTGGATTCGCCATCGTCTCTGTCCTGCATAATCAGCCTCATCAGGCCTTATTATTCATCTTCATCGCTGCTCTCACCGACCGTTTCGACGGGATGGTGGCCAGGAAGCTGAACGTAGAGTCAGATCTTGGTAAGCAGCTCGACTCCATGAGCGACATCGTTTCATTCGGGGTTGCACCAGCTGTACTCATGTACTACGCCGCGCTCCAGTCATTGGGCGTGGTCGGGGCATTCTTCATGATTTTCTATATCGGCTGCGGCGCCTACCGACTTGCCCGCTTCAATATCACCGATAATGCCGGTTACTTTACAGGGCTTCCCATCACGGCTGCAGGCTGCCTTGTGACCCTATCATATCTAGCCATTCCCCATGTACCGGTTGGGATCATCCTGACGACCATGATCCTAATGTCCCTTTTGATGGTCAGCCCGTTCACCATCAAAAAAGTATGA
- a CDS encoding toxic anion resistance protein: MSFSMSVTTQEEVKKVIEQEVKPVPEEVRKLQEAAEANVQAVLNLDLNSLEKKKEILASIDSFGMNTLRSSSSKNALLQVSVGNLSKTGDEGGQVAKGLSDLQIEIKDLDPSMIDFAKTGLLGKLFNPMRAYFAKYQKADTVISDIVESLEKGRNVLKNDNTTLEIEQHALRDLTKVLQKEIELGSLMDASIAAQVEVAREKGEDPDRVRFIEEEILFPLRQRVMDLNTMLVVNQQGIIAYEMVVRNNRELIRGVDRAKTVTISALRIGVTVASALYNQKIVLKKIEALNATTNTIIAGTSKMLKDQGTAIQKQAMEANISVDTLKTAFSDVIEAMDSISTYKREALPQMRETINQFKELAATGEEQIQRLEKGSKIQF, encoded by the coding sequence ATGAGCTTTTCCATGAGTGTGACCACACAAGAAGAAGTGAAAAAGGTAATCGAACAAGAGGTCAAACCCGTGCCTGAGGAGGTAAGGAAGCTTCAAGAAGCGGCGGAAGCGAACGTCCAGGCGGTCCTGAACCTCGATCTCAATTCCCTTGAGAAGAAAAAGGAAATCCTTGCTTCCATCGATTCTTTCGGGATGAACACCCTGCGATCGTCTTCGAGCAAAAATGCCCTCCTGCAGGTATCAGTGGGAAATCTATCGAAGACGGGTGATGAAGGCGGACAGGTGGCCAAAGGGCTGAGCGACCTTCAAATCGAAATCAAGGACCTCGACCCGAGCATGATCGATTTTGCCAAGACGGGACTCCTCGGGAAGCTGTTCAATCCCATGCGGGCCTACTTCGCCAAGTATCAGAAAGCCGACACCGTCATATCCGATATCGTCGAATCACTGGAAAAGGGCAGGAACGTCCTGAAAAATGATAATACGACCCTTGAAATTGAACAACACGCCCTCAGGGATCTGACCAAGGTGCTTCAGAAGGAAATCGAACTCGGTTCCCTCATGGATGCCTCCATCGCCGCACAGGTGGAAGTGGCACGTGAGAAGGGGGAAGATCCCGATCGGGTACGGTTCATTGAAGAGGAGATCCTATTCCCCCTCCGACAGCGGGTCATGGACCTGAACACGATGCTCGTCGTCAATCAGCAGGGAATCATCGCCTATGAAATGGTTGTGAGGAACAACCGGGAGCTCATCCGCGGCGTCGACCGGGCGAAAACAGTCACCATCTCCGCCCTCAGGATCGGCGTGACCGTCGCAAGTGCCCTGTACAATCAAAAAATTGTCCTCAAGAAGATCGAGGCACTGAACGCGACGACGAATACGATCATAGCCGGGACTTCGAAAATGCTGAAAGACCAAGGGACCGCCATCCAGAAGCAGGCGATGGAAGCAAATATCTCCGTCGACACCCTCAAGACCGCCTTCAGCGATGTCATCGAAGCCATGGATTCGATCTCCACCTACAAGCGAGAGGCCCTTCCGCAGATGCGGGAAACAATCAACCAGTTCAAGGAGCTCGCCGCAACAGGGGAAGAGCAGATCCAGCGCCTGGAGAAGGGTTCGAAAATCCAGTTCTGA
- the yqeK gene encoding bis(5'-nucleosyl)-tetraphosphatase (symmetrical) YqeK: MNREEALSIVKEHLTEHRYIHTCGVMETAIHLAAKYDADVKKAEVAAIFHDYAKFRDKDEMKEIILSHHLGDDLLDYNAELWHAPVGAYLVEKEVGIDDDEVLEAIRNHTSGKRKMTVLDKVVYLADYIEPNRQFPGVEEVRAMAETSLDEALIASLRNTMTFLMKKNQAIHPDTFRFYNGLIFDRRS; this comes from the coding sequence ATGAATAGGGAAGAAGCCCTTTCGATCGTGAAAGAACATTTAACGGAACATCGGTACATTCACACATGCGGTGTGATGGAAACCGCCATTCACCTTGCTGCAAAATACGACGCCGATGTGAAAAAGGCAGAGGTTGCGGCCATCTTTCACGACTATGCCAAGTTCAGGGACAAAGATGAGATGAAAGAAATCATCCTTTCTCATCACCTGGGTGACGATCTTCTGGACTATAATGCGGAGCTATGGCATGCACCCGTCGGCGCTTATCTTGTTGAAAAAGAAGTAGGCATCGATGATGACGAAGTGTTGGAGGCAATACGGAATCATACATCCGGTAAGAGGAAGATGACCGTCCTTGATAAGGTCGTTTATCTTGCTGATTACATTGAACCGAACCGTCAGTTTCCAGGTGTAGAGGAGGTCAGGGCGATGGCAGAAACATCCCTTGACGAAGCGCTGATCGCTTCACTGCGCAATACCATGACATTCTTAATGAAAAAGAACCAGGCGATTCATCCGGACACATTCAGATTTTATAACGGATTGATCTTCGATAGGAGGAGTTAG
- the rsfS gene encoding ribosome silencing factor translates to MEQTLVELAYKAADDKRAEDIVVLDMKGVSLIADYFLICHGNSDKQVQAIARELKDTAEENGHTVRRLEGFDQARWILVDLGDVVAHVFHKDERGYYNLERLWGDASLVEVEQS, encoded by the coding sequence ATGGAACAGACATTAGTAGAATTGGCTTACAAAGCCGCAGATGATAAACGAGCAGAAGATATCGTGGTCCTTGATATGAAGGGTGTTTCCCTCATTGCGGATTATTTCCTTATCTGCCACGGGAACTCTGATAAACAGGTACAGGCCATTGCCCGGGAACTGAAGGATACAGCTGAAGAAAACGGCCACACAGTACGCCGTTTGGAAGGGTTCGACCAGGCCCGCTGGATCCTTGTCGACCTTGGGGATGTCGTTGCCCACGTGTTCCACAAAGATGAGAGGGGCTACTACAACCTTGAGCGCCTGTGGGGAGATGCTTCATTGGTAGAAGTAGAACAAAGCTGA
- a CDS encoding nicotinate-nucleotide adenylyltransferase — protein MKIGILGGTFNPPHMGHLIVAEQVRDQAGLDEVWFMPNAVPPHKVMESNVTAIQRVTMIKEAIKGHPHFRVESIELEREGPSYTYETMRLLREKYPHHEFSFIIGGDMVEYLPNWKEIDELLSTITFIGVNRPQYSTDSPYEITSLDIPAIDISSSTIRNLAKDKRSFRYLVPDDVYRLIKGEKLYE, from the coding sequence ATGAAGATCGGGATTTTGGGCGGTACATTCAATCCGCCCCATATGGGTCATCTTATCGTGGCCGAACAGGTAAGGGATCAAGCCGGGTTGGACGAAGTCTGGTTCATGCCGAACGCGGTCCCTCCCCATAAAGTGATGGAGAGCAATGTGACGGCTATTCAGCGCGTGACCATGATCAAGGAAGCAATCAAGGGGCATCCCCACTTCAGGGTCGAGTCGATCGAGCTGGAGAGGGAAGGCCCTTCCTACACGTATGAAACGATGAGGCTTCTGAGGGAAAAGTATCCTCACCATGAATTCTCCTTCATCATCGGTGGGGACATGGTCGAATACCTTCCCAACTGGAAGGAAATCGATGAATTGCTCTCAACCATCACGTTCATTGGTGTAAACCGTCCACAATATTCTACTGACAGTCCATATGAGATAACGTCATTGGATATTCCCGCCATCGACATTTCTTCATCCACGATCAGAAACCTTGCGAAAGACAAGCGGTCATTCCGCTATCTTGTTCCAGATGACGTCTATCGATTGATAAAGGGGGAGAAACTGTATGAATAG
- the yhbY gene encoding ribosome assembly RNA-binding protein YhbY — MLTGKQKRYLRSQAHHLNPIFQVGKGGVNENMINQIGEALEARELLKVSILQNCEMDKHDVAKALSKGARAELVQLIGHTVVLYKESKENKAIILPR; from the coding sequence ATGTTAACAGGTAAACAGAAAAGATATCTACGGTCACAAGCCCATCATTTGAACCCGATCTTCCAGGTCGGCAAGGGCGGAGTGAATGAGAATATGATCAACCAAATCGGAGAAGCTCTTGAAGCGAGGGAACTGCTGAAAGTAAGCATCCTGCAGAACTGTGAAATGGACAAGCATGACGTTGCGAAGGCCCTTTCAAAAGGAGCGAGGGCAGAGCTTGTACAGCTCATCGGCCATACGGTCGTCCTTTATAAGGAATCTAAAGAAAACAAGGCGATAATCCTTCCAAGATAA
- a CDS encoding vWA domain-containing protein, which yields MMKKGKFLLVSGLIVLLVFGGVFFGIKLTSNLGKTDKQITAESADKQLDELYGKIDVTKEKPIKGQIDLDPADAASELPDISKFPLTVEGTGNTTVEIFSSTEKSGKGKEGWLNKVAEDFNASGASGQVTIRSIASGTATEYITSGKSVPDAFAPSNELWGEMVKASGVESHLIEKRLVGNVPGIVISKKKHDQLIEKYGSVNAKTILEAMTEDEFAMGYTDPFASSTGLNFLITGLNTFDNKNVLSDDAVKGFESFQANVPFTASTTLQMREAAKSGMLDGFVLEYQTYTNASDLKDSYEFVPFGVRHDNPLYALGELSAEKVKVLEEFAQFAKQDRYKELAKKDGFNGLEEYQSEMKPLDGSTITSAQKIWKEKKNGTQSIAAVFVADVSGSMDGESLNKLKESLLKGQKYLGKDNSIGLVSYSDDVAINMPIKKFDVNQQSEFVGAVESLQANGGTATYDGIVVAMKMLQDELGKNPDTRPLIFVLSDGDTNQGNSLKAVRPLIEAYKIPVYTIGYNADLKALETISSINEAASINADTDDVVYKIRNLFNVQL from the coding sequence ATGATGAAAAAAGGAAAATTCCTGCTCGTTTCCGGTCTAATCGTCCTGTTGGTCTTCGGTGGTGTCTTCTTCGGGATCAAACTCACCTCCAACCTCGGGAAAACCGATAAGCAGATCACGGCAGAAAGTGCAGATAAACAGCTGGATGAACTATACGGTAAGATTGACGTGACGAAAGAAAAGCCGATCAAAGGTCAAATCGATCTCGACCCGGCGGATGCAGCTTCCGAGCTTCCGGATATCTCGAAATTCCCTCTTACCGTAGAGGGAACGGGGAATACAACGGTCGAAATCTTTTCCTCTACAGAAAAATCCGGGAAGGGGAAGGAAGGATGGCTGAATAAAGTAGCGGAAGACTTCAATGCCTCGGGCGCATCGGGTCAGGTCACCATCCGCAGTATCGCATCCGGGACGGCGACAGAGTACATCACATCAGGGAAAAGCGTTCCTGACGCCTTCGCTCCTTCCAATGAACTGTGGGGGGAAATGGTCAAAGCCTCCGGAGTGGAGTCCCACCTGATCGAAAAGCGCCTTGTCGGGAATGTGCCAGGCATCGTGATCTCAAAGAAAAAACATGATCAGCTCATCGAGAAGTACGGGTCCGTGAATGCGAAGACCATATTGGAAGCCATGACCGAGGATGAATTCGCCATGGGGTATACCGATCCGTTCGCAAGCTCCACGGGATTGAACTTCCTTATCACCGGCCTCAATACTTTCGACAACAAAAACGTCCTGAGTGACGATGCCGTGAAGGGATTTGAATCATTCCAGGCCAATGTCCCTTTCACAGCCTCTACGACCCTGCAAATGAGGGAAGCAGCCAAGTCAGGGATGCTGGATGGATTCGTACTTGAATATCAGACTTATACGAACGCTTCCGATCTCAAAGATTCCTATGAATTCGTGCCGTTCGGTGTCAGACACGATAACCCGTTATATGCCCTTGGGGAGCTCTCTGCAGAAAAGGTCAAAGTGCTTGAAGAGTTCGCTCAATTCGCCAAGCAGGACCGTTACAAGGAGCTTGCCAAAAAGGATGGCTTCAACGGTTTGGAAGAGTATCAGTCCGAAATGAAGCCTCTAGACGGAAGCACCATAACCTCCGCCCAGAAGATTTGGAAGGAAAAAAAGAATGGCACCCAGTCGATTGCCGCCGTTTTCGTAGCGGACGTATCGGGAAGCATGGACGGGGAATCGCTTAATAAGCTGAAAGAGTCTCTCCTCAAAGGACAAAAGTATCTTGGGAAAGACAATTCAATCGGTCTGGTCAGTTATTCGGATGATGTGGCCATCAATATGCCGATCAAAAAATTCGATGTGAATCAGCAATCCGAATTCGTCGGGGCTGTGGAAAGCCTGCAGGCCAATGGCGGTACGGCCACCTATGACGGAATCGTGGTGGCCATGAAGATGCTCCAGGATGAGCTCGGGAAGAATCCGGATACACGCCCCCTCATCTTCGTGTTGAGCGACGGGGATACGAATCAGGGGAATTCATTGAAAGCCGTCCGCCCCCTGATCGAAGCATACAAAATCCCGGTGTATACAATCGGGTATAACGCGGACCTCAAGGCGCTCGAAACCATTTCATCCATCAATGAGGCCGCCAGCATCAATGCCGATACCGACGACGTCGTCTACAAGATCCGAAATCTGTTCAACGTCCAATTATAG
- a CDS encoding class I SAM-dependent DNA methyltransferase yields the protein MSYEGFAYIYDHLMEDVPYDGWVDFLRTHGERYSNGGNRVLDIACGTGEISLKLIESGYDVTGVDLSSDMLMVAREKAERRGVALPLFNQDMSALDGLGSYDVVTIFCDSLNYLETEESVKDTFKSVHAHLEQDGVFLFDVHSLFKMDEIFMESSFTLTDEEVSYIWESFKGEYPHSVEHELTFFVRQEATGLYERVEELHKQRTYPVERYQAWLEEAGFIVKEITADYRDESPTEDSERIFFTCVKNTEA from the coding sequence ATGAGCTATGAAGGATTTGCCTACATATATGATCACCTCATGGAAGATGTTCCGTATGATGGATGGGTTGATTTCCTCCGGACACATGGTGAACGGTATAGTAATGGCGGCAACAGGGTCCTTGACATCGCCTGTGGGACGGGCGAGATTTCACTGAAACTCATAGAATCCGGTTATGACGTCACCGGTGTGGATTTATCCTCAGACATGCTCATGGTCGCCAGGGAGAAGGCGGAACGCAGGGGCGTCGCCCTTCCGCTCTTCAATCAGGATATGTCCGCCCTTGATGGGCTCGGTTCCTATGATGTCGTGACCATCTTTTGTGACTCCTTGAACTACCTGGAGACCGAGGAAAGTGTGAAGGATACGTTCAAGAGCGTCCATGCTCATCTAGAGCAGGATGGTGTCTTCTTGTTTGATGTCCACTCCCTCTTCAAGATGGATGAGATCTTCATGGAATCAAGCTTCACCTTGACCGACGAAGAGGTTTCGTATATCTGGGAAAGCTTCAAAGGTGAATATCCCCATAGCGTCGAGCACGAACTGACCTTCTTTGTGCGTCAGGAAGCGACCGGTCTCTATGAGAGGGTGGAAGAGCTTCACAAACAAAGGACGTATCCGGTCGAGCGCTATCAAGCCTGGCTCGAGGAAGCAGGATTCATCGTGAAGGAAATCACGGCAGATTACCGTGATGAGTCTCCAACAGAAGACAGTGAACGCATTTTCTTTACATGCGTGAAGAATACGGAAGCCTGA